The Pirellulales bacterium genome contains a region encoding:
- a CDS encoding glycosyltransferase family 4 protein, whose protein sequence is MRIVYLGAGAGGMYCGSCLHDNTLVAALIAQGADALLVPTYTPLRVDEEPQSQGRIFFGGINVYLQQLSPLFRKTPWFVDRWLDSPGLINWLTRRAGATDPADLGELTVSMLRGAEGNQRKELDKLVTWLAAEARPDVVHLSNAMLLGMAGAIRHQLGVPVVATLSGEDIFLDKLREPHRSRARDELQKRAADAAAFVALNRYYADYMQDYLQVPAEKIAVVPHGLKLAGHAPRAPHPGGAQPVKIGYLARICPDKGLHALVDAFLLLAQRADLPPLRLRVAGYLGPGDRAYFEAQRQRIAAAGLADQFDFVGEVDRAGKIAFLQSLDVMSVPTVYRESKGLSILEAWANAVPVVVPDHGTFPELLRDTGGGLLSRAGDVPSLADCIAELVLDLPRAHALGLQAAAAVRDRYTAPAMALRTLEVYRRLVAGEPGPAGVSATALGGG, encoded by the coding sequence ATGCGAATCGTTTACTTGGGCGCCGGCGCAGGGGGCATGTACTGCGGCTCTTGCCTGCACGACAACACGCTGGTGGCCGCGCTCATTGCCCAGGGGGCCGATGCCCTGCTGGTGCCGACGTATACGCCGCTGCGCGTCGACGAAGAGCCGCAGAGCCAGGGGCGGATCTTCTTCGGCGGTATCAACGTCTACCTCCAACAGCTCTCTCCGCTGTTTCGCAAGACGCCCTGGTTCGTCGATCGCTGGCTCGACTCGCCGGGGCTGATCAACTGGCTTACCCGACGCGCCGGCGCGACCGACCCGGCCGACTTGGGCGAGCTGACTGTGTCGATGCTGCGCGGCGCCGAGGGCAACCAGCGCAAGGAACTCGACAAGCTCGTCACCTGGCTGGCCGCCGAGGCGCGGCCCGACGTCGTGCATCTGTCCAACGCGATGCTCTTGGGCATGGCCGGCGCGATTCGACACCAGCTCGGCGTGCCGGTCGTCGCGACGCTGTCGGGCGAAGACATCTTTCTCGACAAACTGCGCGAGCCGCATCGCTCGCGTGCCCGTGACGAGTTGCAGAAACGTGCCGCCGACGCAGCCGCATTCGTGGCGCTGAACCGCTACTACGCCGACTACATGCAGGATTACCTACAGGTACCGGCCGAAAAAATCGCGGTCGTGCCGCACGGGCTCAAGTTGGCCGGACATGCCCCCCGGGCGCCGCATCCGGGTGGGGCGCAACCGGTGAAGATCGGCTACTTGGCGCGGATCTGCCCGGACAAGGGACTTCACGCGCTTGTCGACGCCTTTCTGCTGCTGGCCCAGCGCGCCGATCTGCCGCCTTTGCGCCTGCGCGTCGCCGGTTACCTGGGACCGGGTGACCGGGCCTATTTCGAGGCGCAACGCCAGCGGATCGCGGCGGCTGGGCTGGCCGACCAGTTTGATTTCGTCGGCGAAGTCGACCGCGCCGGGAAGATCGCCTTCCTGCAGTCGCTCGACGTGATGAGCGTGCCGACCGTCTACCGCGAAAGCAAAGGCCTCTCGATTCTCGAGGCCTGGGCCAACGCCGTACCGGTCGTCGTGCCCGACCACGGCACCTTTCCGGAACTACTTCGCGACACGGGCGGCGGGCTGCTGTCGCGGGCAGGCGACGTGCCGAGCCTGGCCGACTGTATTGCCGAGTTGGTGCTCGATCTGCCCCGGGCCCACGCCCTGGGCCTGCAAGCCGCAGCCGCGGTGCGCGATCGTTATACGGCGCCGGCCATGGCCTTGCGCACGCTCGAAGTTTACCGGAGGCTCGTCGCGGGCGAGCCTGGTCCCGCAGGGGTATCGGCTACCGCGCTGGGAGGCGGTTGA
- a CDS encoding squalene--hopene cyclase: MVDLDRLQRAYDVARGDLIAAVTPDGHWHGELSSSPTATATAVCALSLVQRHSAQGPGGFTDAESDAWGRLIFAGLRWLADRQNADGGWGDTDCSPSNLATTILVRAAFSLTAVPAGHANLLDRARAYVQQAGGTSTLKKRLGRSSLWSVSVMTCSALAGQIAWNDIPSLPFEWTAAPRSWRRALGRAGYEYATATQVALGLVRFAHRRPLNPLTNLLRRFARQPALDTLEQLEPGGRTFEAIPLASLAVMSLAALNQVHHPLVRRGIDLLLTTARPDGSWPVTANLAVRNTAQALDALAAGGEHISQLDCLAWLLAAQQRDPRSSAEVAPGGWGWSESEHALPNSLDTAGVSLALAHWIDNDAEADTDRLREAARCGLEWLLAKQNDDGGWPLLARGEGRCPFDRSTTDATARAIEALVAWRRLWTASDTDEVATLPFPTVVAAPDARVETAAAGELLARISAALTGGLSYLAAQQQPDGRWLANSLGNPHQPREAGALCGTARALAAYQALGLEKSQAAQRGLAWLVGRQNRDGGWGGRGDAVQPRRKRELVSSVEETAAACEALMSAGDNVAADEVLHAGLNWLVDATIDGRHREPSPLGLTFGHLWYYERLYPVAAAVLALGSYLSRARRAETHPKIALHSGA, translated from the coding sequence ATGGTCGACCTTGATCGGCTGCAACGGGCCTACGACGTGGCCCGTGGAGACTTGATTGCCGCGGTTACGCCCGACGGCCACTGGCATGGCGAACTGAGCAGTTCGCCGACGGCGACGGCCACGGCCGTGTGTGCCTTGTCGCTAGTGCAGCGCCACTCGGCACAGGGGCCGGGCGGCTTCACCGATGCCGAATCCGATGCCTGGGGCCGGCTGATCTTTGCAGGCTTGCGCTGGCTTGCCGATCGGCAGAACGCCGATGGCGGCTGGGGCGACACCGACTGCAGCCCCTCGAACCTGGCGACGACGATCCTCGTCCGGGCCGCGTTCAGTTTGACCGCGGTGCCGGCAGGGCATGCCAACCTGTTGGACCGCGCGCGTGCCTACGTGCAGCAGGCCGGTGGTACGTCCACGCTCAAGAAACGCCTCGGCCGGAGTTCGCTGTGGTCCGTTTCGGTCATGACTTGCAGTGCCTTGGCCGGACAGATCGCTTGGAACGATATCCCTTCACTGCCGTTCGAGTGGACGGCCGCGCCTCGTTCGTGGCGCCGCGCGCTGGGTCGTGCAGGGTACGAGTATGCGACCGCAACGCAGGTCGCCTTGGGTCTGGTGCGTTTCGCGCATCGCCGTCCGCTGAACCCGCTGACGAACCTGTTGCGCCGTTTCGCGCGGCAGCCGGCGCTCGACACCTTGGAGCAGCTTGAGCCCGGCGGCCGGACTTTCGAGGCGATTCCGCTCGCGAGCCTGGCTGTGATGAGCCTGGCTGCATTGAATCAAGTTCATCATCCGCTGGTCCGTCGCGGCATCGACCTGTTGTTGACCACGGCCCGACCGGACGGTTCGTGGCCGGTGACGGCGAACCTGGCCGTGCGCAACACTGCGCAGGCACTCGACGCGTTGGCCGCAGGCGGCGAGCACATCTCCCAATTGGATTGCCTGGCCTGGCTCTTGGCCGCACAACAGCGCGATCCGAGGTCCAGTGCCGAAGTCGCGCCCGGAGGCTGGGGCTGGAGCGAATCTGAGCACGCATTGCCGAACTCGCTCGACACGGCCGGCGTGTCGTTGGCGCTGGCCCATTGGATCGACAACGATGCCGAGGCCGACACCGATCGACTGCGCGAAGCCGCGCGTTGCGGCTTGGAATGGCTGTTAGCGAAACAAAATGACGATGGCGGTTGGCCGCTGCTCGCGCGTGGCGAGGGGCGGTGTCCTTTCGATCGCAGCACGACCGATGCCACCGCGCGCGCGATCGAGGCCTTGGTCGCGTGGCGGCGGCTCTGGACGGCCAGCGATACCGACGAAGTGGCGACGTTGCCATTTCCGACTGTCGTCGCCGCGCCGGACGCGCGTGTCGAGACGGCGGCAGCCGGCGAGCTGCTGGCCCGTATCTCGGCGGCGCTGACCGGTGGTTTGAGCTACCTTGCCGCGCAGCAACAGCCCGATGGTCGCTGGCTGGCCAACAGCTTGGGCAACCCCCATCAGCCGCGCGAAGCAGGTGCCCTTTGCGGGACCGCACGCGCACTGGCCGCATACCAAGCGCTGGGTTTGGAAAAGTCTCAGGCAGCGCAGCGCGGCCTGGCCTGGTTGGTCGGCCGACAGAACCGCGACGGCGGGTGGGGGGGGCGAGGCGACGCGGTGCAGCCTCGGCGCAAGCGCGAACTGGTGTCGAGCGTCGAGGAAACGGCCGCCGCATGTGAGGCGTTGATGAGCGCGGGCGATAACGTGGCCGCTGACGAGGTTCTCCATGCCGGTTTGAACTGGCTAGTTGATGCGACCATCGACGGCCGCCATCGCGAGCCGTCGCCGCTGGGTCTGACGTTTGGCCATCTGTGGTATTATGAGCGTCTGTACCCGGTCGCTGCCGCGGTTCTGGCATTGGGGTCCTACCTGAGCCGGGCGCGGCGCGCGGAGACCCACCCCAAGATCGCCCTGCACAGTGGCGCCTAG